TGCTATTATATGAGAAAATATGAATGAATGAAATATTTGTTGAAAAGTAAACATGTTATAGAGATTCTTCTATCATCTTTGTAAATAAATTACGAATATTCTGAAATGTATTACAGTTAGGAAGCGTGTCTAATAATACAGAGATGCTACTTGAAGATGCAAATAGTCTTTTTGTAATAGGAAATGTTAACTCTCTTATCCAAGAAAGTATAACCATTTTAAAATCATTGAGATATATAAGATCTAAATAACTTGGTGTTCTTCCTTCCAAAATATCTTGCATTACCTTATGGTTCCACTTTAAAGGTTCATCTTTTAAAAAAAGGGTTACTTCTTTTTTTTGTGATGTACCATCCATGTGTGATGAAACAACACGCAAGATATCTAACTTATCAGCATCCCTTAAAATTGTAGCAGTTAGCTGAATTTTGTTATCTAACTGTTTAGGTAATAATTTACGATTATGTAGTACCATAGCTGATAAACATACTTTTTGTATAATTTTTATTTCTTCTTCAAGAAATCCATACTTTTTTAAAAGTTGAACACTTAATGTTGCATGATTTATAGACTCCC
The sequence above is drawn from the Lawsonia intracellularis PHE/MN1-00 genome and encodes:
- a CDS encoding HD domain-containing protein, which translates into the protein MDTRKITVHNLDIASHKAYFESFVNQYITVDSHYLLKLKYEHTQHVLDNVKMILQYEEFSNIVSRGALLAALYHDIGRFPQFIKWRTFNDWESINHATLSVQLLKKYGFLEEEIKIIQKVCLSAMVLHNRKLLPKQLDNKIQLTATILRDADKLDILRVVSSHMDGTSQKKEVTLFLKDEPLKWNHKVMQDILEGRTPSYLDLIYLNDFKMVILSWIRELTFPITKRLFASSSSISVLLDTLPNCNTFQNIRNLFTKMIEESL